TGAATGACTTCAAAAAGCATCTCCTGGTCTGTGACTGTGTCCACCAGACCATCGGAACAGAGCAGCACAAAGTCATTTTTTTTCAAAGGGCAGATAAAGCCGTCGCAAATGGTGGTCATATCCGGGCCCAGCGCCCGGGTAATCAGGTTTTTGTTGGGATGGCGGCGCGCCTCCTCCTCGGTGATGTCCCCGCGCTCCACCATGTTCTCCACCAGAGAATGGTCCCGGGTTATGCGCTGGATACCGTCCTCGGTGATGTGGTAGGCCCGGCTGTCTCCCACGTTGCTGACCACCACCCCGCCCGGATAGGCGATGGCGGAGACCAAGGTGGTGCCCATACTGCGGTACTCCTCCGACTGCTGGGCCGCCCTGCGCACCTCGTCGTTGGCCAGGGATACGGCGTAGGAAGACGCCTCCCGCAGCTGTTCCGGCGTCATGTCCTCACGCAGCACCTTCTTCAGCTCCGCCACGTATGTAGACACGGCGATGCTGCTGGCCAGCCGTCCACCGTTGGTCCCGCCCATTCCGTCGCAGACCACACAGATGGTGGTGGGCTCTTCCGCAATGGCATAGGCGTCCTGGTTTTCCTTTCGGACCAGGCCCACATCTGTAATGCCCCAAACTTTCATTGTTGATGCTCCTCCTCCATGGCCTTTCTACGGAGCTGCCCGCAAGAGGCGTCGATGTCGCCGCCCAAACTGCGCCGTACAGTTGCCGTAATCCCATGGGACTCCAGCCGCTTTTGAAACGCGGCAATTCTCCGGCTGGGCTTCAAAGGGCTTTCCACCACGTCGTTGAGCGGAATCAGGTTCACATGCCCAGGCATACCGCGAATCTTTTTGGCTATCAGGTCCGCCTGCCAGTCGCTGTCGTTGACGCCGTCGATCATGGCGTATTCAAAGGAAATGCGCCGACCCGTCTTTTTGAAATAACGGTGGCAGGCG
This window of the Dysosmobacter acutus genome carries:
- a CDS encoding Stp1/IreP family PP2C-type Ser/Thr phosphatase, which translates into the protein MKVWGITDVGLVRKENQDAYAIAEEPTTICVVCDGMGGTNGGRLASSIAVSTYVAELKKVLREDMTPEQLREASSYAVSLANDEVRRAAQQSEEYRSMGTTLVSAIAYPGGVVVSNVGDSRAYHITEDGIQRITRDHSLVENMVERGDITEEEARRHPNKNLITRALGPDMTTICDGFICPLKKNDFVLLCSDGLVDTVTDQEMLFEVIHSEDVDSCLNRLLEISKGRGASDNVTIVLMQNN